The DNA segment ACTGGCATGGTAGCGTTCGAGAACTTATGAACAAACACAGTCTCATATTCTCTCTTTAAGAAATGCAACAACACTAACACATATGCCACAAACTGAGTGTGGGTGTGAGTAAAAGAGCCTTGGCCATATATCGAGCTGAACAAATAGAAGAGCGGATGAACCAAAAGCGGACCAAAGTATTCGATGATAAAAACGGTTCTCCAGGCAATTTGTGGACCCAAGTCCTTGGTGTATAACGTGAGTGAGTTAGTTGATTTGCTAATACCGTTACCACCAAATGTCTTGTTTGCATCTAAAGGAACCTGTTTTCCAGCTGCATCCTTCATTGTAAGTCTGATTCTATCCTTAGAGATGTTTTGAGTCTTGCTAATCAAGATGAGCAATTGCTCAACTGTAGAATCCACTTCCAATTCATCAGTACTCAATGACTTCAAGCCTTTCGAACGAGGAACAATCTCAATTGATACCATTTTCAATGCTAAGTTATTTCGATAACTGGACGTTTTGctattttttatttatgtCCCGGTTTATATTCTTATGTCGCGCAGTGATTTTTCACTCCTATTTGCTTAGACAACGCATCTTCTTTTGTCTTCTACCCTATAATTTACCTATTGTACTACCACAGACATTATAACTACACTACAACCACAATACAATGGATGTTGATTCTAAATTAGAGGTTTGTATGTATAAGATTGTACTTCATGTATGGTTCAATGCGACTAACGAATTCTAGCCAACTTGCCCAAAGGAACTACCCAAGACTACGTAGAATCGATATTTCTACCATTTGGAAATATTGTCAGTATTGATATAACTGGTAACAAGGCACTTGTGCACTACGAGGAATCAGAAGATTGTTCTAGTGCTATTGCAAATATGAACGGGTTTGACTGTAATGGAACATACTTAACTGTGAGAACTTCGCGGAATTAACGTTATATCCCATATCTTCTGGAAGCTTCGATAGAAAATTCGTCGTGTGTCATTGCGAATTAATAACCATGATCAAATGTTGAATCAGTCGAACATTTGAAGTATTTTAGTTGTAGGTTTCAAATCGAATAATTTGTTTTAACAGATACtacatatattattgaaattaataagaGAATAAGAAAAATGTCAGATTGGGATTCAGTTACTATTATTGGACAAAAAGCCAGAattggtggtggtggaCCAAGACAAAATGTTGCCAAAACCCAAGCGGAATTGAATGCAGCTAGAAGATCAGGAAATGTTGTTGGAACAGAAAAGAAGTACGGTAGTACTAACACTAAGTCCAACCCTGAAGGACAAAGATTGACCAAATTAGATGCGGTTGACGACGTTGTGCCTACCAAGAAGTTAGATATGAATGTTGGTAAGGCCATTCAACAAGCCAGAcaagagaagaaattgacaCAAAAGGACTTGGCCACCAAGATCAACGAAAAGCCTAATGTTATCAACGACTATGAAGCCGGTAGAGCCGTTCCAAACCAACAATTGTTGGGTAAGTTGGAAAGAGCGTTGGGGGTCAAGTTGAGAGGTAAGAACATAGGTGAGCCATTATTTGCTAAGAAGAAATAAGCGGTGTGTTGCTGGTTAGGTTGTTAATGTCATATTACGGGTATATTACgattcaaataaatgagTTCCTAAACGATTTTGTGTAGTCCCTGTAGAGACTTGAGTAAATACCGATAGAGGCTGATAGATTGACACACGGTCAATAACCGCCACAAAATCTTTTGCGTGTCATGTGGCACTAAGAGGCGACAATTATCAGGTGAACATTGGTCCACTTTACATCGTCATTGGGCGATGTGGCCGAAGTTGTAACCTGGGAAACGAGTCTTATGCAATCCATCATTTGGATCTACgtaattttgaaaactcTCAATAATCGGTCCCTTGGCCCAGTTGGTTAAGGCGTGGTGCTAATAACGCCAAGATCAGCAGTTCGATCCTGCTAGGgaccaattttttttatcttttcAGCATAAAAAGCAATAATCGTTAATTAAGCCTTTCCCACTTTCCCACTTTCCCACTTTCCCACTTTCCCGCAATCTTTTTTCGTGCCCTATTCATTTTGCCTTGACTTCTGCTGCTCTTAATTGCACGgactttttattattttttctGAACCATATCTTCCCCCTCCATTTCGTCGCAATAAACCCATCATTTGCCATACGATAATCCTATTTACGCGTGAGAACAAATGTAAATGAACGTAAAATGAGCGAATACGAGAACACGGCGATGTCTATCTAACGCATAACGAGAAACGCCAATGCAACAATCAACCATATCAGCACTTTTAAGTGTCATTacataatcaattaaaaagTCCgtgataataaattgccATAAATGTGGTCGCTTGTCGCTTGCGATATCCATTTTATGAGAATGCATTGTTTTTCGAAGCGATATTATGTTGCACTGAGATATTTTGTAATCTCATATCTAGTGCCACCCCACAATTCGTTCAAACCTTATCTCAATAGTTATAACAATAGCTTCGTCAGAATGGTTTATCAATGCATACTTGTTTGAGATAGATAGataactatatatatatgtgtTAAACCTCTCAAGTTTAAGAAGTTTTGGGTATTGCAAGgatatattataaatatataatagattGTGAAgcaaatttatttcaaCATTGACATATATTAGTTTAAATATTTGAGCCGCAGTCAAATAATTTCACACCTGAcataatgaaagaaattaaagatatgaaaaatatattcacaGTTAAGTCACCTTCGAAGCCTGGGATCTACAGAAGTGACTCTTCTTATGTGAATTTGTCTATATCCAATTCGAAGATTGTAAATATTGACGAAAGCGGAAAGGTATTATCGGCCGAAAACTCGAACGAAACGTTCGACGAAAAGACCTTGGAAAGAGGGTTGAAGCTGAGACACGTGCAATTGATTGCCTTGGGGGGATGCATAGGTATGTTGTAAAATACACCAGATGTTCATTTTTACATCAGAGGCCAATTACTAACATTTGCAGGTACTGGTTTATTCATTGGAACCGGTAGTGCGCTTTCGCAATGCGGAGCTGCATCACTCTTTATCAGTTATGTAATAATGTCTGCAGTGATATTCTTTGTCATGAATATGCTTGGGGAAATGACGACTTTCTTGCCATTACCTGGAAATGGGGCACAAGCATTTGTAAATGATTATTTCGACGACTCGTTAGGGTTTGCGATTGGTTACAATTATTGGTATGCTTTCTCAATGTTAATTGCTTCTGAAGTCACGGCTGCTGCAATTGTCATACAATATTGGAACACGAGCGTTAATATTGCTGTTTGGATAACTATATTTTTGGCTGTTATTGTGGGGCTTAATATGAGTTCAGTAAAGTATTTTGGGGAAGcagaattttattttgcTTCGTTAAAGTTGATTGCCATCACAGGGCTCATTATCTTAGGGGTTGTATTATTTTTCGGAGGTGGACCTAACCATGACAGATTGGGATTTAGATACTGGGAACATGGTGGTGCTTTCAAACAGCATTTAACAGGGGGGGATACTGGTAGATTCTTGGGCGTTTGGACCGCTATTATTAAATCAGGGTTTGCTTTTATCTGTTCCCCAGAATTGGTTTCCATTGCTGGCGGTGAATGTCAAaaaccaagaagaaatattccAAAAGCTTGTAACA comes from the Debaryomyces hansenii CBS767 chromosome B complete sequence genome and includes:
- a CDS encoding DEHA2B00990p (no similarity); amino-acid sequence: MDVDSKLEVSNLPKGTTQDYVESIFLPFGNIVSIDITGNKALVHYEESEDCSSAIANMNGFDCNGTYLTVRTSRN
- a CDS encoding DEHA2B01012p (highly similar to CA4604|CaMBF1 Candida albicans MBF1), which gives rise to MSDWDSVTIIGQKARIGGGGPRQNVAKTQAELNAARRSGNVVGTEKKYGSTNTKSNPEGQRLTKLDAVDDVVPTKKLDMNVGKAIQQARQEKKLTQKDLATKINEKPNVINDYEAGRAVPNQQLLGKLERALGVKLRGKNIGEPLFAKKK
- a CDS encoding DEHA2B01056p (no similarity), which translates into the protein MHSHKMDIASDKRPHLWQFIITDFLIDYVMTLKSADMVDCCIGVSRYALDRHRRVLVFAHFTFIYICSHA
- a CDS encoding DEHA2B01078p (similar to uniprot|P15380 Saccharomyces cerevisiae YOR348c PUT4 proline specific permease); this encodes MKEIKDMKNIFTVKSPSKPGIYRSDSSYVNLSISNSKIVNIDESGKVLSAENSNETFDEKTLERGLKSRHVQLIALGGCIGTGLFIGTGSALSQCGAASLFISYVIMSAVIFFVMNMLGEMTTFLPLPGNGAQAFVNDYFDDSLGFAIGYNYWYAFSMLIASEVTAAAIVIQYWNTSVNIAVWITIFLAVIVGLNMSSVKYFGEAEFYFASLKLIAITGLIILGVVLFFGGGPNHDRLGFRYWEHGGAFKQHLTGGDTGRFLGVWTAIIKSGFAFICSPELVSIAGGECQKPRRNIPKACNRFIYRLCFFYIFGTLVIGVIVNSNSNRLLSGGSDASASPFVIGIQNAGIPVLNHIINAVILTSAASAGNSFCYSASRSLYSMAVKGLAPSCFAKVNKLGVPYYCVLVSSAVGCLAYLNCSSSSSNVFTWFSNIATISGFISWIAVGMAYLRWRKAIEYHNLQDRVTYRTILQPYGAYFVIIFIGLVTLTNGYAVFFDFNGADFVAAYITFPIVIVLYFGHKIYNRTVNGVTRWIRPLEEVDLFTGLDLIEEEDNNTPDRVPKNVAEKIWYWVA